In the genome of Podospora pseudocomata strain CBS 415.72m chromosome 7, whole genome shotgun sequence, the window TGCACATATCCCACCCGGCACATGACGACGGGATGGGGTGACAGTGCAAGAAACATGGAAGCAAGACGGACATGGATTGTCGGAATCTGCCAGCCAAGGACCGGGACCGGGACCGGGAAAAGGACCGACATGTTGGAACCCAATTGACTGGAGCCGAGGGAGAGCAGCCGGGGCGGGTTGCAGATACGGATAATCACAAAAAGGGGACCCGATGACTCTCGTTTAAATCAACTACATGCTGCAGTCAGTGGGCTCGGTGTGACGGTTGCTACCTTGCTGTCCTGTAAAATGCTCGAGGGCAGTGCCTACCTAACCTCCATGTGCCCTGCAGCATGCCAAGTGCTGTGGCCCGTTGGGAAAGCAGTGGGTGATACTGtatggatggatgatgatatgcATTGTGCAGGTACGTACGACCTGACATTGATACAACGGGCCAGATAACCAGACCACAGGGCTCGTTGATAGATAACTGTGCCGGGGATACAGGACAAGGAGTTTTCTCAACCGTACAGCAGGGGGGAAAATACGAGCAGTTGGGCAACGTTTGACCTGGCTCTTCTCGTCTCTCTCTTACTCTGTTGATAGGGAGTAGGTAATGTAATGTACTGTACCTACCTtaacctaccaccaccaagacttGGTTGCATATGCACTCCATCGGTTCAGTCTCTTTACCTTAGCATTCCTTCGCTCCATTCTGGTGCCATCCATGCCCCATACCTGCCACGTTTTGTGATGGTTGCGTCGCACAGGGCTAAAAAGCCTAgtgagaaaaaggaaaaaagactTGTTTAGCTCCCTTTCCGTTACCATCTGGCCATCCCAGCCCGTCCCGCACACTACCGCAGGGTCCGTCATACCGGCGCACTGGAACCGGGACGGGACGACATGTTTTAGAGGGAAGCTGAGGTGAAGAGCCCGTCACCCAAGTTTGGCACTAAAAGGCCGCGGCTCCGTACGGGCTGCACTGTGCGCGCTTGTTTGCTTAGCCTCgtccgcccccctccccccaaagcCCGGGCGAGCGGGCCTGTCCCTGGTTGACTTTTTGACGATCGCCCCGTGCGCTCCCCCGGATCAACGGTCAGCGGGTAATCATCCCGTCCcgtgccgccgccgcggctCCGCCCCATTTCCCCCGCACCCACCTCCACTTTGCAGACGGAGGTGGCTTGCTTTTGCACACGCGATGCCCGGGTCTAGGAATAATAAGAGCAATTACGTGCACGGGTTCTAAAAAGAGGAAGTCAAATGCGCCAAGTAAAAGACGAGTCTAGCGCAGCCAATTCATGCAGCTTGTCTTCAGTTTGGCCATTCCACCACCATGTACACAACTCAGCTAGAGTCACTATCTATTCGCAGAGACAAAAACAAGCCGGAAAACTATTTGCAGCTCTACCTTGAAATTTTGACAGCCTTTCGGTTTGCGGATGACAGCCAGTGATCAGCTTGAACGTGCAGCAATCTGTAgcggtgtgtgtgtgtgtgtgtgtgtgcatgtgtgtgtgtggagaCTGCCCAGTCATTTTTCGGTTGGCAGATTTCAGGAAAGGTTGAGGCACCAGCAGCTCACTTTAAAACCTTATATTCACACCATTTCAAGACCCTCCCTCGCTCACCCACAAAATAAAAAGGGAataactttttttttcgcaACGAAGGTATCAGATACCCCTTCTCTGCAAGGCATTGCCCTGTTTTGGCTGCCAGGAACGACACACCTTATTTCCAAATCCTCGGCTATCAACGCATATCAAGTCAACACCCTCTGACATCATGGAACAAATCACACAACCAAGCACACGGGATCAAAATGCCGGCCATGGACTCGAGCAGGATATCACTGTACGGCCAAATGAAAATGATGAATGGCACGAGAGCATCAGGGACGCATTACGGATACTAGACCTACCAGACAACTTCACCGTTGGGCTGGACTTGATGACCAtgactaccaccaccagcttcctAGGGTTTCAGAAATTCCCGCCAGGGCGTCATTTTCTTTGGGTGCAACAACCAGGTGCTCCCTTCCGGTCAGGGTACTGGTTCGTGTCAAAAAATTGGCGAGGAGATTTTTGGATCATAAAGTGGGACAAGTTCAACGAGGTGCTGGCCGAACCGACTcctgaggagaagaaggatgctgTTGACAGAGCGGATTTTGAGAAACTCGTACCATACACCCTTGATGGGCtgaccaacaacaagggcCGGTCCGGTGGTGAACCGGTAGTTGCTGATTACTCGTTTACACTCACTGACTCTTCGCAGCCGGTTTGGTCACGAGATTCTGCGTCCCTCTGGGCCATGCTGACGGATGATATTACTACCGACACCATTCCTCGAAACAAATTGGAGCCACGTAACAACGAATTTCTTGTCGATTCGACTACTGATCGCAGGCCAGACCTGCCGCTGGAAAGTAGTTCAGCAATGCAAGCAAAATATGATGGCCAGTTTCACTTTATCCCGTTCTCCCACATACCGAGGGAAGCTGGGTCCGGAAGATTAATTGGCAGACTACACGACGAAGTAATGGACGAGATACTCTCCGAGATACAATTCTCC includes:
- a CDS encoding hypothetical protein (COG:A; EggNog:ENOG503NZJF); this translates as MEQITQPSTRDQNAGHGLEQDITVRPNENDEWHESIRDALRILDLPDNFTVGLDLMTMTTTTSFLGFQKFPPGRHFLWVQQPGAPFRSGYWFVSKNWRGDFWIIKWDKFNEVLAEPTPEEKKDAVDRADFEKLVPYTLDGLTNNKGRSGGEPVVADYSFTLTDSSQPVWSRDSASLWAMLTDDITTDTIPRNKLEPRNNEFLVDSTTDRRPDLPLESSSAMQAKYDGQFHFIPFSHIPREAGSGRLIGRLHDEVMDEILSEIQFSFLTGTLLSNLACLEHWWDLVLRVVLKSWDLVWARPKFVGDMITILHAQLYFTEVCLEGDNTPVLGGAKGKSKTEAGPNPDRVLYQVKRGSRERLKKALESFRQDMKTRVQGQDTIIRIPGQSEKIAEARERFEELECFLFGLGWDLGGKGSGANREDSSSSEDEDAKEDENWNSEDDDQPVMVELDEKGREVGLVSFND